The Thalassospira sp. TSL5-1 sequence CGGTCTGGTTTTCCTGTTCAAGATGCGGCATGGAATGCAGGGCATCCGGGTCCTTTAGGATACCGGCCAGCCCATAATTGACCACACGCAGATATTCCACCTGGTGACGGCGAAACAGCGGGGCAACCCGCACGGCATTTTCCGATACCGACGAAACGATGCCCACCGGAATGCCTGGGGGAAAGGCGCCACCGTGACCCGATGTCAAAACCCGGTCGCCCGGTGCAATCGAGGCATCGGCGGTCAGGAAGGTCAGGATCGGCCGGTCGGTATTGTCACCTGATAGAAAGGCACGGTCGCGGCTGTTTTCGATCATGACCGGGATGCGCGAATTGATGTCGGTAATCAACAGAACACGCGATGCCTGATAACCGGCATCGGCAATCCGGCCAATCAACCCCTCGTCAGATAAAACGGCCTGACCTTTGTTTACGCCATCGCGGGTGCCTGCACTGATCATCATGCTTTGGGCAAAGGCACCGCCCATATCGGCAATGACGCGCGCGCTGACTTCGTGCTGAGCAGGCGGATTGGCAAAATGGGTCAGTTCGCGCAGGCGTTTGTTTTCGTAGTTCAGGTTCCGCGCAATCTGCTGCCAGGCCAGTAATTCGCGGTTTTCTTCGCGCAGGCGCAGGTTTTCCTCGTACAGATTGGCAAAACTTTCAATACGGCTGGTCACATCATCAATGCTGGCCGCCGGACGGGAGGCAAGACTCATGATGGGTGATACCAGATCAACGGCTGCCCCGCGAATACGTTCGATCAATACTGTGTCCGCCTTGCCCAGCAACATCAGGGCAAAACATGAAACAATCAGCAGAATGAACGCAAACCGGTGAAGTGCCGTACGGATCGGCGAAAAAATGCGCTGTTGTGGACCACTATGTTGAGCCACGTTTTTCCCCGTATTCCCCGCGTGTCGTCGAAAAACTATTCGTCGCAACTAATGATAATAAAAACGCCGAGTCGCGTCCAGTCAAGGATGCGGCCCGGCGTAGATTTTCTCACACAAACCTTAATAGGCGGTGTGCAACACGTTCCGCAGCATTTTCTTTTCTTCCAGAGCGCGGCCGGTACCCAGCGCAACACAGGAAAGCGGATCGTCGGCAATCGAAACCGGCAGGCCGGTTGCGTGGCGCAGCACGTAATCCAGGTTGCCCAGCATCGCACCACCACCGGTCAGAACAATGCCTTTATCAACGATATCGGCAGCCAGTTCCGGCGGGGTCTGTTCCAGCGCGACCTTGACGGCCTCGATAATGGCCGAAACCGGCTCGGCAAGGCTTTCGGCGATCTGACGTTCGGAAATCAGAAGTTCCTTTGGTACGCCATTCATCAGGTCGCGACCCCGAATTTCCATCGTGGCACCATCGCCATCGTCAGGCGCACAGGCAGAACCAATTTCCTTTTTGACCCGTTCGGCGGTGCTTTCACCGACCAGCAGGTTATGGGTGCGACGGATATAGGCAATGATGGCCTCATCCATTTTGTCGCCACCAACACGCACGGAGCGGGCATAAACGATACCGCCCAATGACAGAACGGCGACCTCGGTGGTGCCGCCGCCAATATCAACAACCATTGAGCCCGTCGGTTCGGTAACGGGCAGGCCAGCACCAATTGCTGCGGCCATCGGTTCGTCAATCAGCCAGACTTTGCGCGCACCGGCACTTTCGGCACTTTCCTGAATGGCGCGGCGTTCAACCGCCGTGGAGCCCGACGGCACACAAATAATGACTTCCGGGCTGGCAAAATTGCGCCGGTTATGCACCTTGCGAATGAAATGCTTGATCATTTCTTCGGCAATGTGGAACTCGGCGATGACGCCATCACGCAACGGGCGGATCGCCTGAATATATCCAGGGGTACGGCCCAACATCAGCTTGGCTTCTTCACCAACCGCGAGAACCTGTTTTTTGCCTTTCTCGTCGGTGATTGCAACGACCGAAGGTTCGTTAAGGACAATTCCGCGTCCCTTTACGTAAACCAACGTGTTGGCGGTGCCAAGATCGACCGCCATGTCGGAGGATAATATCCCAAGCAGTTTGGAAAACATTCCTGCCCTATGCCCCGGTAATAGAAAACTCTTAAACGCGAATGTATCGCTCTAGATAGCGCAGCGAGAGCGCCTATGCACGAATAAACTGCAACGGATTGCGGAATAGTTAAGGCCGCCCCTGCCTTTGCCGTGCTTAACGTGAATTTGCCCTTTTTGACCAGCAGAAAGGTTGATATCAGATCGCGCCGGCATATGTGTTCAATTTATAATTGTAGTTTTAAGGGGCGCGACAGGGCCGGTCTTTGGAAAGGTCAAAAGGACTCGATAAATCCGGTAAAATGGTAGTGCGGCCATGATCAGCAAGATGTCCCCGCGCGGTGTTTCAGGCATGCCAACAGCATTTTTCCGCTGCCTTCCAGACCAAAAATCAACAATTCACGCGGGTTTCGTCGGGGGAGCCTGATCCCCGGGTGGTTTGCCAGTGATCGACAGTCATTCTGTCCTCATATATCGGCATTGCACCTGGCTATGCTGGCGCGGTGGGGATGCGTTGCTTGTCCCGGCTCTGTTTTGGGTGTTGCTGTGCCTTCGAATATTTTGTGCCGGTTTGCGATCATTTCAACTTATGGTCGTTGTTTTGGTGCAAAAGCAAAAACAGGATCAATTTGTCTGTGTAATGTTGATGAATGCAAAATAACGCCAACTTTTTACCGTATCTCACAGACTTGCGGCGGATCGTGGATATGATTGGCGGCAGGGTGGCGGCGCTAAAAATGTAAATCGGCAGAAACCCTGAGAGGGTGTGGTGCAGAAAATTTACGCCAGTTGCTGCAAAAAACGGGCGCATATCGCGATGAAGACACAGCAATGCCGACCGTGCGGAATGCGATATTTGGCCAGGATGGGGTAAAATTTCCGTTTAAGTTGAATTTTGACGCCAATTGGTCGTCTATATCGCATCAGGGACAGCGAATCGGCGGTAGTTGGCCTTTGTAATGCAAAGCGGGCGGCCAAATTGACCGCCCGTTGATAAAATATAGGATGCGGGCTGATCGTTTTAGCCCTGTTTTGCCTGGTTATGAGGCAATGGCGTCAGGTGCTGTTTTCTCGCTTTTGAGGATCAGCTTGTTGACCGCCGTCACATAGGCCATGCAGGAGGCAACAACCGTATCTGTGCTGGAGGCGTTGCCAATCACGGTACGGCCGTCACCTTCGAGTTTCACCGTCACCTGTGCCTGGGCATCGGTGCCCTCGGTTACGGCATGCACCTGATAGAGCTTCAATTGCCATTCATTATGCGGGTAAATTTCCTGAATAGCGTTAAAGGTGGCGTCAATCGGGCCGTCGCCGGTGGTTTTGGCGGTTTTGGTCTCGCCATTGACCGTCAGTTCCAGTTCGGCAACCTGCGGGCCCTTGGAGCCACAAACAACGCCCAAGGACACAAACTTAATGTGTTCGTTATCGCGCAGGCCGTCATCAACCAGGGCGACGATATCATCGTCATAAACTTCTTTTTTCTTGTCGGCGAGTTCCTTGAAACGGTCAAACGCATCCTGAATGGCGTTGTCGCCCATTTCGCCAAAGCCCAGTTCCTTGAGCTTTTCCTTAAACGCATGGCGACCGGAATGCTTGCCCATCACCAGGCTGGACTTGTTCAGCCCAATGCTTTCCGGTTTCATGATTTCATAGGTTTCGGCATGTTTCAGGTAGCCGTCCTGATGGATGCCACTTTCATGGGCAAAGGCATTGGCACCAACAATGGCCTTGTTGGGCTGCACGACAAAGCCCGAAACCGCCGAAACCAGGCGCGAGGCATTCATGATTTTGGTGGAATCCAGCCCGGTGGAATAAGGCATGACGTCGTTGCGGGTTTGCAGCGCCATCAGGATTTCTTCGAGTGCGGCATTCCCCGCACGTTCGCCCAAACCATTAATGGTGCATTCGATCTGGCGGGCACCAGCCTGAACAGCGGCCAGCGAGTTGGCAACCGCCAGCCCCAAATCGTTGTGGCAATGGACCGACAGGATCGCCTTGTCGATATTGGGCACGCGATTAAACAGCATGGTCATGGTCGCGGCATATTCGCTGGGCGTGGTGTAACCAACCGTATCGGGGATGTTGATGGTGGTGGCACCGGCGTCAATCGCGGCTTCTACGCAGCGGCACAGAAAGTCGTGGTCGGTGCGCGAGCCGTCTTCGGCGGACCATTCGACATCGTCGGTAAAGCGACGGGCAAAGGCGACGCTTTCGCTGACCTTTTCCAGCACGCGTTCCGGCTCCATCTGCAATTTGTATTTCATATGCAGCGGGCTGGTGGAAATGAACGTATGAATACGTTTCTGTTCCGCCGGGACGAGGGCTTCGCCGGCACGTTCAATGTCGCCTTTGGTGGCACGGGCCAATGAACAAATGGTCGGGCCTTTGATCTGTTTGGCGATTTCATTGACGGAACGGAAGTCGCCGTTCGATGCAATGGCAAAACCGGCCTCGATGACATCGACTTTCAGTTCGGCCAGCGCCTGGGC is a genomic window containing:
- the mreC gene encoding rod shape-determining protein MreC, with the protein product MAQHSGPQQRIFSPIRTALHRFAFILLIVSCFALMLLGKADTVLIERIRGAAVDLVSPIMSLASRPAASIDDVTSRIESFANLYEENLRLREENRELLAWQQIARNLNYENKRLRELTHFANPPAQHEVSARVIADMGGAFAQSMMISAGTRDGVNKGQAVLSDEGLIGRIADAGYQASRVLLITDINSRIPVMIENSRDRAFLSGDNTDRPILTFLTADASIAPGDRVLTSGHGGAFPPGIPVGIVSSVSENAVRVAPLFRRHQVEYLRVVNYGLAGILKDPDALHSMPHLEQENQTVNGINLATGVGVAPLPDDGMPDDQAPFTSPPSGNAGTRP
- a CDS encoding rod shape-determining protein, coding for MFSKLLGILSSDMAVDLGTANTLVYVKGRGIVLNEPSVVAITDEKGKKQVLAVGEEAKLMLGRTPGYIQAIRPLRDGVIAEFHIAEEMIKHFIRKVHNRRNFASPEVIICVPSGSTAVERRAIQESAESAGARKVWLIDEPMAAAIGAGLPVTEPTGSMVVDIGGGTTEVAVLSLGGIVYARSVRVGGDKMDEAIIAYIRRTHNLLVGESTAERVKKEIGSACAPDDGDGATMEIRGRDLMNGVPKELLISERQIAESLAEPVSAIIEAVKVALEQTPPELAADIVDKGIVLTGGGAMLGNLDYVLRHATGLPVSIADDPLSCVALGTGRALEEKKMLRNVLHTAY
- a CDS encoding 2-isopropylmalate synthase; amino-acid sequence: MASSQDNRVVIFDTTLRDGEQSPGASMSLDEKLRVAQALAELKVDVIEAGFAIASNGDFRSVNEIAKQIKGPTICSLARATKGDIERAGEALVPAEQKRIHTFISTSPLHMKYKLQMEPERVLEKVSESVAFARRFTDDVEWSAEDGSRTDHDFLCRCVEAAIDAGATTINIPDTVGYTTPSEYAATMTMLFNRVPNIDKAILSVHCHNDLGLAVANSLAAVQAGARQIECTINGLGERAGNAALEEILMALQTRNDVMPYSTGLDSTKIMNASRLVSAVSGFVVQPNKAIVGANAFAHESGIHQDGYLKHAETYEIMKPESIGLNKSSLVMGKHSGRHAFKEKLKELGFGEMGDNAIQDAFDRFKELADKKKEVYDDDIVALVDDGLRDNEHIKFVSLGVVCGSKGPQVAELELTVNGETKTAKTTGDGPIDATFNAIQEIYPHNEWQLKLYQVHAVTEGTDAQAQVTVKLEGDGRTVIGNASSTDTVVASCMAYVTAVNKLILKSEKTAPDAIAS